One Weissella ceti DNA window includes the following coding sequences:
- a CDS encoding FUSC family protein, producing the protein MEKQNEKLVLPIIGIVLGSLALLLSWIPIINNFAFFLAIVALILTIISYFINRQGKKTLTWVSLGLAIGSGVIVLVTQASYSRAFDAGVATVSSTDKSDDDNFELQSKNKIRVHYDDYTFSDEKTFKSDVEDKSWNAADVKINNVTVYKLSETARFDSVHDGDFDIEGFAKINMSVTAKQDINAYPAQADAVVNTSEQHSVLSNNSWDGDISKGVTKDGDIFIPIKKLKGVSDISDIRLKFSANYDSDNYDDNSHKDYDINIKLSN; encoded by the coding sequence ATGGAAAAACAAAATGAAAAGCTTGTGTTACCAATTATTGGTATTGTGTTAGGGTCACTAGCTTTACTGCTTTCTTGGATTCCAATTATTAATAATTTTGCTTTTTTCTTAGCAATCGTAGCTTTGATTTTGACTATTATTTCATATTTTATTAATCGCCAAGGTAAGAAAACGTTGACTTGGGTTAGTTTAGGACTTGCTATAGGTTCCGGAGTGATTGTTCTTGTTACGCAAGCTTCATACTCACGAGCATTTGATGCAGGTGTGGCTACAGTTAGTTCAACAGATAAATCAGACGATGATAATTTTGAACTTCAATCAAAAAACAAAATTCGTGTTCATTACGATGATTACACTTTCTCAGATGAAAAGACTTTTAAATCTGATGTCGAAGACAAATCATGGAATGCCGCAGACGTGAAAATTAATAATGTGACCGTGTACAAATTATCAGAAACAGCCAGATTTGACTCCGTGCATGATGGTGATTTTGATATCGAAGGCTTCGCAAAAATCAATATGTCAGTGACTGCGAAGCAAGATATTAATGCCTATCCTGCTCAAGCTGATGCTGTTGTAAATACGTCGGAACAACATTCTGTCCTATCTAATAATTCTTGGGATGGTGATATCTCTAAAGGTGTAACGAAAGATGGAGACATTTTTATTCCAATTAAAAAGTTGAAAGGTGTCAGTGACATTTCTGATATTCGTTTGAAATTCAGCGCCAATTATGACAGTGATAATTATGATGATAACAGTCACAAAGACTACGATATCAACATTAAACTAAGTAATTAA
- a CDS encoding SemiSWEET family transporter, protein MSTKILPIIARIASMMSVLMYVSYLPQIANNLAGQHGDPIQPLVAAINCTFWTIYGLFGLDGHTRDNAILVANIPGIFFGLTAFITAIMH, encoded by the coding sequence ATGAGTACTAAAATATTGCCAATCATTGCACGCATCGCAAGTATGATGTCCGTGTTGATGTACGTATCTTATCTACCACAAATTGCTAATAATTTAGCTGGCCAGCACGGTGACCCTATCCAACCTTTGGTTGCTGCCATAAACTGTACATTCTGGACAATTTATGGATTATTTGGGTTAGACGGTCACACTCGTGATAACGCAATTTTGGTCGCTAATATTCCTGGGATTTTCTTTGGATTAACGGCATTTATTACCGCAATTATGCACTAA
- a CDS encoding DUF896 domain-containing protein, translating to MAAVRTRINELAAKAKTDEGLTTEEEAERAELRAEFLANFRKAFRSQVEMLQVFDDDGNEVTPEKVRQIQRDKGVRDN from the coding sequence ATGGCTGCGGTTCGTACACGTATCAATGAATTGGCCGCTAAGGCTAAGACTGACGAAGGTTTGACAACAGAAGAAGAAGCCGAACGTGCTGAATTGCGCGCTGAATTCTTGGCTAACTTCCGTAAGGCCTTCCGTTCACAAGTTGAAATGCTACAAGTGTTTGATGATGATGGTAACGAAGTTACACCTGAAAAGGTTCGTCAAATTCAACGTGATAAGGGTGTTCGTGATAACTAA
- a CDS encoding tRNA1(Val) (adenine(37)-N6)-methyltransferase, producing MTTPLKPGERIDMLYSDEVRIIQNKDMFSFSLDAVLLANFALPRKRGKGLNVDLGAGNGAVSLFMAHKLIGDIVGVEIQPDLADMARRSVEMNGLSDQITIVNKDMRDIFDEIRPGSADMVVSNPPYFQVDSEETALKKDEHYAIARHEIKADLALVTKTANKLLKNKAHFFMVHRPDRLFEILDALRAAHLFPKKLQFVYPFEGAEANIVLIDSIKDGDPTGARIMPPIVTHNADGSYRQEILDIYEGRNQNG from the coding sequence ATGACAACACCCCTAAAGCCAGGCGAACGTATTGATATGCTTTACAGCGATGAAGTTCGCATTATTCAAAACAAAGACATGTTTTCATTCTCATTAGACGCGGTATTGTTAGCGAACTTTGCCTTACCTCGTAAGCGCGGTAAGGGATTAAACGTTGATCTAGGTGCCGGTAACGGTGCGGTATCACTATTTATGGCGCATAAGCTAATTGGCGATATTGTTGGGGTGGAAATCCAACCTGACTTGGCAGATATGGCACGTCGTTCAGTGGAAATGAATGGTTTATCTGATCAAATCACAATTGTGAACAAAGACATGCGTGATATCTTTGATGAAATCCGTCCAGGAAGTGCCGATATGGTTGTGTCAAATCCACCATACTTCCAAGTTGATTCTGAAGAAACAGCCTTGAAGAAGGATGAACATTACGCCATTGCGCGTCATGAAATTAAGGCTGATTTGGCTTTGGTTACTAAGACAGCTAACAAGCTTTTGAAGAATAAGGCGCATTTCTTTATGGTACATCGTCCAGATCGTTTGTTCGAAATCTTAGATGCTTTACGTGCGGCACACTTGTTCCCTAAGAAACTACAATTTGTGTACCCATTTGAAGGGGCTGAAGCGAACATTGTCTTGATTGATTCGATCAAAGATGGTGATCCAACTGGTGCGCGCATTATGCCGCCGATTGTGACCCACAATGCAGATGGGTCTTATCGTCAAGAAATTCTGGATATCTACGAAGGGCGTAACCAAAATGGTTAA
- a CDS encoding tyrosine-type recombinase/integrase — translation MASFEKRGNKFRAVVSYTNAQGVRKKESKTFDLKKEAVKWASDLETKINNGYDASASKQSLPDYFDEWIATYKLKSVRETTRINYLRWAKIIRSLFADLPMNKLSTPVLQKELDKFGETHSPGYMLNITSALKACLKDAHIDGVITKDIYTRLVYRGNNDQTRDDKNYLDAREFETLQNYLYEHSDEFITDPFLLMVLISLETGARLGEVLALTSLDVDLTHSKINIDKSYSTQTKVVTEPKNKYSIRVVSISTGLTDILATYLSNIETNELFTKRNYVRMAEYMNTLTEPLKLTKITFHGLRHSHVSYLLHNDIDINYISKRVGHKDTSVTLSTYAHMLKEKENAQDNLTLDVLNLDNKKRTEK, via the coding sequence ATGGCTAGTTTTGAAAAACGTGGTAACAAGTTCCGCGCTGTCGTATCCTATACTAACGCACAAGGAGTGCGTAAAAAGGAAAGTAAGACGTTTGATTTAAAGAAAGAGGCTGTAAAATGGGCATCCGACTTGGAAACAAAAATAAACAATGGATACGATGCATCTGCATCAAAGCAGTCCCTGCCTGATTATTTCGATGAGTGGATCGCTACGTATAAATTAAAATCAGTACGAGAAACTACACGTATCAATTATTTACGATGGGCAAAAATTATCCGCAGTTTATTTGCTGATTTACCTATGAATAAATTATCTACTCCTGTTTTACAGAAAGAGTTAGATAAATTTGGAGAGACACATTCGCCTGGGTACATGCTGAATATAACCAGTGCTTTAAAAGCCTGCTTAAAAGATGCGCATATCGATGGTGTTATCACCAAAGATATTTATACACGATTAGTCTACCGTGGAAACAATGACCAGACTAGAGATGATAAAAACTACCTTGATGCTCGTGAGTTTGAAACGTTGCAGAATTATCTGTATGAACACTCTGATGAGTTTATAACTGATCCGTTTCTGCTTATGGTATTGATTTCTTTGGAAACCGGCGCACGTTTAGGAGAAGTGTTAGCTTTAACGTCACTAGATGTCGATTTAACGCATTCTAAAATCAACATCGATAAATCATACTCAACTCAAACGAAAGTGGTTACAGAGCCTAAAAATAAGTATAGTATTCGTGTCGTTAGTATCTCTACAGGTCTAACAGATATTCTGGCCACTTATCTCTCAAACATAGAAACAAATGAGTTGTTTACAAAGCGTAACTACGTCCGCATGGCAGAATATATGAACACTTTGACTGAACCTTTAAAGCTCACAAAAATTACGTTCCACGGATTACGTCATTCTCACGTATCCTATTTGCTACACAATGATATCGACATCAACTATATTAGTAAACGAGTTGGCCATAAAGACACCAGTGTGACACTTTCAACTTACGCACATATGTTGAAAGAAAAAGAGAATGCTCAAGATAATCTGACACTTGATGTTCTGAATTTAGACAACAAAAAAAGGACTGAAAAATAA
- a CDS encoding YneF family protein: MNTGIWIAIVVLAAILGAVAGFFGARRSMTTYMKNNPPISEDMMRSMMTSMGQKPSQKKLNQMMAQMKAQSANADKK; this comes from the coding sequence ATGAACACAGGAATTTGGATTGCTATTGTTGTACTTGCAGCTATTTTGGGAGCTGTTGCGGGATTCTTCGGAGCACGTCGCTCAATGACGACTTACATGAAGAACAACCCACCTATCTCTGAAGACATGATGCGCTCAATGATGACATCAATGGGACAAAAGCCTTCACAAAAGAAGTTGAACCAAATGATGGCTCAAATGAAGGCACAATCAGCTAATGCTGATAAGAAGTAA
- a CDS encoding GIY-YIG nuclease family protein: protein MVKPYYMYVLLTADNTYYAGFTDDVGRRFATHQAGKGAKYTKVPSRRPLKLLHAESFPDKSQALKAEAAFKKLTRAAKTQYLKDHGVTDFTPDTK, encoded by the coding sequence ATGGTTAAGCCGTACTATATGTATGTCTTACTAACGGCAGATAACACATACTATGCGGGCTTTACTGATGATGTTGGACGGCGTTTTGCGACCCATCAAGCTGGAAAAGGGGCAAAGTATACGAAGGTACCTAGTCGACGTCCGTTAAAGTTATTGCATGCGGAAAGTTTTCCAGATAAGTCACAAGCATTAAAGGCAGAGGCTGCTTTTAAGAAACTAACCCGTGCAGCGAAGACTCAATATTTAAAGGATCATGGCGTAACAGATTTTACGCCGGATACTAAGTAA
- a CDS encoding DUF4041 domain-containing protein, with amino-acid sequence MFNWFKPKDEVLELKLYELETQIQTKKEELDKTLKEISKADTVVSLDKQILNKSIERDRLNKEIDDFKTIIDLQEHGIYEKQYKFTDSLEYRDELKKLRDEAKDMISKTKSAAIIVDPMTLNGSASQGRAMQNALIKSAIRGFNGEADALLTKITVSNVGAKQKALEKAFEQLNKLYSRNSIAITQSYFLLKFKELQLAAEYELEKQREKDILREQREKEREEKKLIAEMAARRKEIQKDKTHYAKMIEALQRKAETNSSEELQQQISDYKEKITVLEETETDLDYREGHASAGYVYIISNIGSFGENVFKIGVTRRLDPIERIKELGSASVPFQFDVHAMIFSEDAFALETNLHNKFAKRKVNKVNSRKEYFEIELSEIKEYLEKLENVSVEFIDTAEAFEYTESQKMNTEK; translated from the coding sequence ATGTTTAATTGGTTTAAACCCAAAGATGAAGTTTTAGAGTTAAAACTTTATGAATTAGAAACTCAAATACAGACAAAAAAAGAAGAACTAGATAAAACGTTAAAAGAAATTTCTAAAGCTGATACCGTCGTTAGTTTAGACAAGCAAATATTAAATAAATCAATCGAACGGGATCGTCTTAACAAAGAAATTGATGACTTTAAAACAATTATTGATTTGCAAGAACATGGTATCTATGAAAAACAATATAAATTTACAGATTCTCTCGAATACCGAGATGAACTAAAAAAGCTTCGTGACGAAGCCAAAGATATGATTTCCAAAACGAAATCTGCCGCTATTATCGTTGATCCGATGACACTTAACGGTAGTGCTTCTCAAGGACGTGCTATGCAAAACGCACTTATTAAATCTGCTATTCGTGGGTTTAACGGAGAAGCAGATGCCTTGCTAACAAAAATTACAGTATCAAACGTTGGAGCAAAACAAAAAGCATTGGAAAAGGCATTCGAACAACTTAACAAATTGTATTCACGTAATTCTATTGCGATTACTCAATCATACTTTTTGTTGAAATTTAAAGAACTACAATTGGCTGCTGAGTACGAACTTGAAAAGCAACGAGAAAAAGATATTCTTCGAGAACAACGAGAAAAAGAACGAGAAGAAAAGAAACTTATTGCTGAAATGGCAGCACGCCGAAAAGAAATTCAGAAAGATAAGACTCACTATGCCAAGATGATTGAAGCCTTACAAAGAAAGGCTGAAACAAATTCATCAGAAGAGTTACAACAACAAATTTCTGATTACAAAGAAAAGATAACTGTCTTGGAAGAAACAGAAACCGACTTAGATTATCGTGAAGGTCATGCATCTGCAGGATATGTTTACATCATTTCAAACATTGGTTCATTTGGCGAAAACGTATTTAAGATTGGTGTCACTCGTCGCCTAGATCCTATCGAACGAATTAAAGAGCTTGGAAGTGCATCAGTTCCATTTCAATTTGATGTACATGCAATGATTTTTAGCGAAGATGCTTTTGCTCTTGAAACCAACCTACACAATAAGTTCGCCAAGAGAAAAGTAAATAAGGTCAATTCACGTAAAGAATATTTTGAAATTGAGTTATCAGAGATTAAGGAATATCTTGAAAAATTAGAAAATGTTTCTGTTGAATTCATCGATACTGCTGAAGCGTTTGAATACACAGAGTCTCAAAAAATGAATACTGAAAAATAA
- a CDS encoding lysophospholipid acyltransferase family protein has protein sequence MFYTFARYVVNVVFWLFNGRYTVTGKENLPQEGNYIMVGPHRALWDMIYFALAVWPKRFTFMAKKELFQNPILRWILIHANAFSVDRENPGPSAIKTPVNTLKKTDMSLIMFPSGTRHSQEMKGGAMMIAKMAGVPLIPVVYQGPVKMSEFLNPFKRGQISVAIGSAVEVDRKMKMTEENVQVIDQELTAKFNALDNSIDPTWEYVDPNPKD, from the coding sequence ATGTTCTATACTTTTGCACGTTATGTCGTAAACGTTGTATTTTGGCTATTTAATGGTCGTTACACCGTTACCGGCAAGGAAAACTTACCTCAAGAAGGTAATTACATCATGGTCGGTCCTCACCGTGCCCTTTGGGACATGATTTACTTCGCTCTGGCTGTTTGGCCAAAGCGATTTACATTCATGGCTAAAAAGGAACTCTTTCAAAATCCCATTTTACGCTGGATTTTGATTCACGCCAACGCTTTTTCAGTTGATCGTGAAAATCCAGGGCCATCTGCCATTAAAACACCTGTGAATACATTGAAGAAGACAGACATGAGTCTTATCATGTTCCCTTCTGGAACACGTCATTCACAAGAAATGAAGGGTGGCGCAATGATGATCGCTAAGATGGCTGGTGTCCCTTTGATTCCAGTTGTCTACCAAGGCCCAGTTAAGATGAGCGAATTCTTGAATCCATTCAAGCGTGGACAAATAAGCGTTGCTATCGGATCAGCAGTTGAAGTTGATCGTAAGATGAAGATGACTGAAGAAAATGTTCAAGTCATCGACCAAGAATTAACAGCTAAGTTTAACGCTTTAGATAACTCAATTGACCCTACTTGGGAATACGTTGATCCAAATCCAAAGGATTAA
- a CDS encoding adenine phosphoribosyltransferase: protein MLDLHDYIVSIPDFPEQGIVFRDITPLLADGDAYRQATAQIAQYAREHDVNVIVGPESRGFLVGGPVATELGIGLVPARKPGKLPREVKSETYALEYGTASLEMHIDAIKPGDRVLITDDLLATGGTIEATIKLVESMGGEVVGLAFLIELAGLNGRDRLKGYDIFTLLDY, encoded by the coding sequence ATGTTAGATTTACATGATTACATCGTTTCTATCCCAGATTTCCCAGAACAAGGTATTGTCTTCCGTGACATTACACCTTTGTTGGCGGACGGGGATGCATACCGTCAAGCAACAGCACAAATTGCACAATATGCTCGTGAACACGATGTCAATGTAATTGTTGGCCCTGAATCACGTGGATTCCTAGTTGGTGGCCCAGTCGCTACTGAATTGGGAATCGGCCTTGTACCTGCGCGTAAGCCGGGTAAGTTGCCACGTGAAGTTAAGTCAGAAACTTACGCCCTAGAATACGGAACTGCTAGCTTGGAAATGCACATTGATGCGATCAAGCCTGGTGACCGCGTATTGATCACTGATGACCTTTTGGCCACTGGTGGAACAATTGAAGCAACGATTAAGTTGGTTGAATCAATGGGTGGTGAAGTTGTTGGATTGGCCTTCTTGATTGAATTGGCTGGTTTGAACGGGCGTGACCGTTTGAAGGGTTACGACATCTTCACGTTGTTGGACTACTAA
- the rpsB gene encoding 30S ribosomal protein S2: MAVISMKQLLEAGVHFGHQTRRWNPKMGEYIFTERNGIYIIDLQKTVKLVDQAYNYVRDAAADGAIVLFVGTKKQAQDAIAEEATRAGMYFINHRWLGGTLTNWQTIQKRIERLKELRAMSEDGTFDVLPKKEVSLLNKQREKLEKFLGGIADMPKVPDMLYVVDPHKEQLAVEEGRKLNLPIVAMVDTNADPDQIDVVIPSNDDAIRAVRLITAKMADAIIEGREGETNVEEAMVAEEASVESIEELTNIVEG, encoded by the coding sequence ATGGCAGTAATCTCAATGAAGCAATTGCTTGAAGCTGGTGTTCACTTCGGTCACCAAACTCGTCGCTGGAACCCAAAGATGGGTGAATACATCTTTACAGAACGTAACGGAATCTACATTATTGACTTGCAAAAGACAGTAAAGTTGGTTGACCAAGCGTACAACTACGTCCGCGACGCTGCTGCTGATGGAGCCATCGTATTGTTCGTTGGAACTAAGAAGCAAGCTCAAGACGCAATTGCTGAAGAAGCTACTCGTGCAGGAATGTACTTCATCAACCACCGTTGGTTGGGTGGAACATTGACTAACTGGCAAACAATCCAAAAGCGTATCGAACGCTTGAAGGAATTGCGCGCTATGTCAGAAGATGGTACTTTCGACGTATTGCCAAAGAAGGAAGTTTCATTGTTGAACAAGCAACGCGAAAAGTTGGAAAAGTTCTTGGGTGGTATCGCAGATATGCCTAAGGTTCCTGACATGCTTTACGTTGTTGACCCACACAAGGAACAATTGGCTGTTGAAGAAGGTCGCAAGTTGAACTTGCCTATCGTGGCTATGGTTGACACAAACGCTGACCCAGACCAAATCGATGTTGTTATCCCATCAAACGACGATGCTATCCGTGCCGTTCGTTTGATCACTGCTAAGATGGCCGACGCGATCATCGAAGGACGTGAAGGTGAAACTAACGTTGAAGAAGCAATGGTTGCTGAAGAAGCTTCTGTTGAATCAATCGAAGAATTGACTAACATTGTTGAAGGTTAA